The following proteins are encoded in a genomic region of Archaeoglobaceae archaeon:
- a CDS encoding ABC transporter ATP-binding protein encodes MLEVESLTYSYGKRDVLKDIAFSLERGEMLFIIGPNGSGKTTLLKCLNGILKPKGSVYVEKINLNKLNPLEIAKKMGYVPQRGEISFLTVFDAILLGRKPHIKWEVSEKDVKIVEETIKMLKIEHLALRKLNELSGGELQLVLIARALAQQPRYLLLDEPTNNLDIKNQIEVMRLVKTAVKDKGISAIVTVHDINLALNYAEKVLVLKDGKIFAFGGRDVINEDIISAVYGIKAEILKYDGRILFIPEM; translated from the coding sequence GTGTTAGAAGTTGAAAGCCTAACTTATTCCTATGGAAAAAGAGATGTGCTAAAAGATATCGCTTTCTCGCTTGAAAGAGGGGAAATGCTTTTCATAATTGGTCCAAATGGTAGCGGTAAAACAACACTTCTGAAGTGCCTGAATGGGATTTTAAAGCCAAAAGGTTCAGTTTATGTTGAAAAAATTAATTTAAACAAGCTAAATCCACTGGAAATTGCGAAAAAAATGGGCTATGTTCCTCAGAGAGGAGAAATAAGTTTTCTTACGGTCTTTGATGCAATTTTACTCGGAAGAAAGCCCCACATAAAATGGGAAGTAAGCGAAAAGGACGTTAAGATTGTAGAAGAAACAATAAAAATGCTAAAAATTGAGCATTTAGCTCTAAGAAAACTCAACGAGCTAAGCGGTGGAGAACTACAGCTTGTTTTGATAGCAAGGGCTCTTGCACAACAGCCAAGGTATTTGCTCCTTGATGAGCCAACAAACAACCTTGACATTAAAAACCAGATAGAAGTCATGAGATTGGTCAAAACCGCTGTGAAAGATAAGGGCATTTCTGCAATCGTAACGGTGCATGACATTAATCTTGCTCTTAATTACGCTGAAAAAGTTCTTGTTCTTAAGGATGGGAAGATATTCGCATTCGGGGGAAGAGACGTGATCAACGAGGATATAATAAGCGCGGTTTACGGAATAAAAGCAGAAATCCTCAAATACGACGGGAGAATTTTGTTCATTCCAGAGATGTGA
- a CDS encoding iron ABC transporter permease: MSVAGEYKRLIWKRISFGIFLILLLILLSAIALGLGAYQMSIAELFRAILDGNPVLWNVRIPRIITAIFVGASLAIAGAVMQCILKNPLASPFTLGISQGAAFGAAIAIVYFGAGQMHRVGEALTIFNPYVVPIFAFSGSLISAFVILALAKLRDLSPEAIVLAGVAMSALFQAGVMLIQYFATDVQVASIVFWTFGDVARARWIEIYLIIAVFVICFIYFFYRRWDYNSLLAGDETAISLGVKPQRIRLEGMLLSSFLTAVCVSFTGIIGFIGLVAPHIVRLTIGGDYRFLIPSTALVGALVLLASDTVGRTVISPVIIPVGIITSIVGAPMFIYLLLRGGKSVRS; the protein is encoded by the coding sequence ATGTCGGTAGCTGGTGAATACAAAAGGTTAATTTGGAAAAGGATTTCTTTCGGAATTTTTCTTATTCTTCTCCTTATTTTGCTCTCCGCAATCGCTCTTGGACTCGGAGCTTATCAAATGTCAATTGCAGAGCTATTCAGAGCAATTTTAGATGGAAATCCAGTCTTGTGGAATGTTCGAATTCCAAGGATCATTACTGCGATTTTTGTTGGTGCAAGCCTCGCAATAGCGGGGGCGGTGATGCAGTGCATTCTCAAAAATCCGCTCGCCTCGCCCTTCACACTCGGAATATCGCAGGGAGCAGCTTTTGGGGCTGCGATAGCCATAGTCTACTTCGGCGCAGGACAGATGCACAGGGTTGGCGAGGCTTTAACGATCTTCAATCCCTACGTTGTGCCAATATTCGCATTTTCTGGCTCTCTAATTAGCGCATTCGTGATCTTAGCTCTTGCAAAACTTCGCGATTTGAGTCCTGAGGCAATAGTTCTTGCAGGCGTTGCAATGTCCGCTTTGTTCCAAGCGGGAGTCATGCTTATTCAATACTTCGCCACCGATGTGCAAGTTGCCTCGATCGTTTTCTGGACTTTCGGCGATGTAGCGAGGGCGAGATGGATTGAGATCTACCTTATAATTGCGGTCTTTGTAATTTGCTTCATTTACTTCTTCTATCGCAGATGGGACTACAACTCGTTGCTTGCTGGCGACGAAACTGCAATCTCGCTTGGGGTTAAACCGCAAAGAATAAGGCTTGAAGGAATGCTCCTTTCTTCATTCTTGACCGCTGTTTGCGTTTCTTTTACTGGAATCATAGGCTTCATCGGTTTAGTGGCTCCGCACATCGTAAGACTAACGATTGGTGGAGATTACAGGTTTTTGATCCCTTCGACTGCACTTGTTGGAGCTTTAGTTCTTCTTGCATCCGATACGGTTGGAAGAACCGTGATCTCCCCTGTGATAATCCCAGTCGGAATTATAACCTCGATCGTTGGGGCTCCTATGTTCATATACCTGCTTTTGAGGGGTGGTAAAAGTGTTAGAAGTTGA
- a CDS encoding iron ABC transporter substrate-binding protein — MKKLLILSLILLCSLMFGCVQQDQKAIEEKKITVVDPAGRTVEVPKNVSKVVAIGPGALRLVVYLQAVDKVIGVENAEKTWEVYTRPYRLANPQLAELPTIGVGGPDDPQPNVEEIMKLKPDVIFATVNARYADNLQEKTGIPVVVVDYGTLGNFRTTQLFESIRVMGKVLGKEKRAEEVIVFIENVVKDLESRAKDSEKPSKVYVGALGFKGQHGITSTTCRFPPFEVNNITSENIACKVNMTAHVFIDKEFLLKEQPEVIFLDLGNLFLVKEDYTKDKSFYQSLDAFKNGKVYGIYSFNFYNTNVEQALVNSYWVGKVLYPEKFADVDIKKKANEIYEFFVGKPVYEQISAKYGELGAIDVGSW, encoded by the coding sequence ATGAAGAAGTTGCTAATCCTGTCTCTGATTTTGTTATGTTCGTTGATGTTTGGATGCGTTCAGCAGGATCAAAAGGCGATAGAGGAGAAAAAGATCACTGTGGTTGACCCCGCTGGAAGAACGGTTGAAGTGCCAAAAAATGTGAGCAAAGTTGTTGCCATAGGTCCAGGAGCTCTAAGATTGGTGGTCTATCTGCAGGCGGTCGACAAAGTGATTGGGGTTGAAAATGCAGAAAAGACCTGGGAAGTCTATACCCGCCCATACAGGCTTGCAAATCCACAGCTCGCAGAACTGCCAACGATTGGTGTTGGCGGGCCTGACGATCCACAGCCAAACGTTGAGGAGATCATGAAGTTAAAACCAGATGTGATCTTTGCAACAGTTAATGCTCGCTATGCAGACAATCTGCAGGAAAAAACGGGAATTCCTGTTGTAGTAGTTGATTACGGCACTCTCGGCAATTTCCGCACAACCCAGCTCTTTGAGTCGATCAGAGTTATGGGTAAAGTTCTTGGAAAGGAGAAGAGAGCTGAAGAGGTCATAGTGTTCATTGAAAACGTTGTTAAAGATCTTGAAAGCAGAGCTAAGGATTCTGAAAAGCCATCAAAAGTATATGTTGGAGCTCTTGGTTTTAAAGGACAGCATGGCATAACTTCAACGACCTGCAGATTTCCACCGTTTGAAGTGAACAACATAACAAGTGAGAACATTGCTTGCAAGGTTAACATGACTGCACACGTTTTCATTGACAAGGAGTTCTTGTTGAAAGAACAGCCCGAAGTCATATTCTTGGATCTTGGCAATCTTTTCCTCGTTAAAGAAGATTATACAAAAGACAAGAGCTTCTACCAGTCGCTGGATGCATTCAAAAATGGCAAAGTTTACGGCATTTACTCCTTCAACTTCTACAACACAAACGTGGAGCAGGCTTTAGTTAACAGTTACTGGGTTGGAAAAGTGCTTTATCCAGAGAAATTTGCTGACGTGGATATAAAGAAGAAAGCAAATGAAATATACGAATTCTTTGTTGGCAAACCCGTTTACGAGCAGATCTCAGCAAAATACGGAGAGCTTGGGGCTATAGATGTCGGTAGCTGGTGA
- a CDS encoding FmdE family protein — MDLAKLLTKAKDFHGHICPFLAVGVRISTIAMDELGIQRDEDATIGEEILAIVECNNCLTDGVQVATGCTLGNNSLIYLDLGKNALTLVRRSDWNGVRIYVDAEKIREKYFDKEALELFEKVIVKRQGSVEDYKKLSTLWERIGWKMLEIPKEEFKIERVKVEPIERAPIFENRRCKNCGENAMATRVRDGLCLKCAGDYYAVVGRGIVKFENGKMGEVV; from the coding sequence ATGGATTTAGCAAAATTGTTAACAAAAGCAAAAGATTTTCATGGACATATTTGTCCCTTTCTTGCTGTAGGTGTAAGAATTTCAACAATTGCAATGGATGAGCTTGGAATCCAGAGAGACGAGGATGCGACAATTGGCGAAGAAATTCTTGCGATCGTTGAATGCAACAACTGTCTAACAGATGGTGTTCAAGTAGCAACAGGTTGCACTCTCGGTAATAACAGCCTGATCTACTTAGATCTTGGCAAGAATGCCCTAACGCTCGTGAGGAGAAGCGACTGGAATGGCGTGAGAATTTACGTTGACGCTGAAAAGATTAGAGAGAAATACTTCGACAAAGAAGCTCTGGAACTTTTTGAAAAAGTCATAGTGAAAAGGCAGGGTAGCGTGGAGGATTACAAAAAGCTTTCTACTCTCTGGGAGCGAATTGGCTGGAAAATGCTTGAAATCCCAAAAGAGGAGTTTAAGATTGAAAGAGTTAAAGTTGAACCAATTGAGAGAGCTCCTATTTTTGAGAATAGGAGATGCAAAAATTGCGGAGAAAATGCAATGGCAACAAGGGTTAGGGATGGTCTCTGCCTTAAATGCGCTGGAGATTATTATGCGGTTGTTGGTAGAGGTATTGTAAAGTTTGAAAATGGAAAAATGGGTGAAGTGGTATGA
- a CDS encoding heterodisulfide reductase-related iron-sulfur binding cluster, which produces MLEFIYYVLLVIALIIFAKGMKEKIDFVNSGRPSSEPRTNNKLRRLKYVIVDAFLLIRLMKREKKMGVGHFLVLWGFIILFIDIFVLLIVAIIPDIFRANYQAFGFSISGYELFKYSMTLSALLFFLGVLYMAVNRYILKPSRFARKYDNATDDNLVLLILIFAAIFGIALKEYFRFAQDFVFRIPVIGLKFGVPIEIIVNVLWFAHAVLILAILALIPYTKLMHILAAPVAIFTKTERKPGVLRPTPQTEDYVGMVKRSDLTRRDLLASLACMRCGRCQDNCPAFNSKTSLSPMFLVQNIRHIDKILKDELPIGKPYDVVLEEDGGEAEEPLLLDNVLDMHAIWACTTCRACMEMCPVYVEQMDIIIEMRRGVIESGETPPDVRDFLTNIQKQKNPWGEGKFKRDQWVKKSEVPVPTVKDNPEFEWLWFVGCAHSFDNRNIPVTAKLAKILKDIGVNYAILGRDEGCCGNDVRRVGEEGLFQLLKEENVGQFEKFGVKRIIATSPHCFNTLKNEYEGYDVKFILEVIYEAIKDGRLKLKKPINKTVTFHDPCYLGRYNGLYELPREILKSIPGLKLVEMPRNRNRSFCCGAGGGNLVREYPGQFRPNNLRAREAAETGAEILAVACPFCMIMLEDGVKSEKLEQKITVLDVIELVYESAYGQ; this is translated from the coding sequence ATGCTTGAATTTATTTACTATGTTCTGCTCGTAATCGCTCTGATAATCTTCGCAAAGGGAATGAAAGAAAAAATAGACTTCGTAAATAGTGGCCGTCCAAGTTCTGAGCCAAGAACAAACAATAAACTTAGAAGGTTAAAATACGTAATTGTCGATGCGTTTCTTTTGATCAGGCTGATGAAACGAGAGAAAAAAATGGGTGTTGGACACTTTCTGGTTCTGTGGGGATTTATCATTCTCTTCATAGACATCTTTGTTCTATTGATCGTGGCAATAATTCCGGACATATTCAGAGCAAACTACCAGGCGTTTGGCTTCTCAATAAGTGGATACGAGCTCTTTAAGTATTCAATGACCCTTTCAGCACTTCTGTTCTTTTTAGGCGTGCTATACATGGCGGTAAATCGATACATCCTGAAGCCTTCGAGATTTGCAAGAAAGTATGATAATGCAACCGATGACAACCTGGTCCTACTGATACTAATCTTTGCAGCGATTTTTGGAATTGCTCTTAAAGAATACTTCCGATTTGCCCAAGACTTTGTTTTTAGAATTCCAGTTATTGGCCTCAAATTCGGAGTACCCATCGAAATTATCGTGAATGTTCTATGGTTTGCTCATGCCGTTCTTATACTCGCAATTCTGGCTCTAATACCATACACAAAATTGATGCACATTCTCGCCGCTCCGGTTGCGATATTCACGAAAACTGAAAGAAAGCCAGGAGTCCTAAGACCAACACCGCAAACAGAAGACTACGTGGGAATGGTTAAGAGGTCAGATCTCACGAGGAGGGATCTGCTTGCAAGCCTTGCATGCATGCGTTGTGGAAGATGCCAGGACAACTGTCCAGCATTTAACTCAAAGACTTCACTCTCACCAATGTTCCTCGTGCAGAATATAAGGCACATTGACAAAATTCTGAAGGATGAGTTGCCCATTGGAAAGCCATACGATGTCGTGCTCGAAGAAGATGGCGGCGAAGCTGAAGAACCACTATTACTGGACAACGTATTAGATATGCATGCAATCTGGGCATGCACGACTTGCAGAGCATGTATGGAAATGTGTCCAGTGTACGTGGAGCAGATGGATATAATCATCGAGATGCGCAGGGGTGTTATTGAAAGCGGAGAAACCCCGCCCGATGTGAGAGATTTCCTGACGAACATACAGAAGCAGAAGAATCCCTGGGGTGAAGGGAAGTTCAAGAGAGACCAGTGGGTGAAGAAGTCAGAAGTTCCTGTGCCGACCGTGAAGGATAATCCGGAGTTTGAGTGGCTTTGGTTCGTTGGCTGCGCTCATAGCTTTGATAACAGGAATATTCCAGTGACAGCGAAGCTTGCTAAGATCCTGAAGGACATCGGTGTTAACTATGCAATCCTTGGCAGAGACGAAGGGTGCTGTGGAAACGATGTTCGCAGGGTTGGTGAGGAGGGATTATTCCAGCTACTCAAAGAAGAAAACGTCGGACAGTTTGAGAAGTTTGGAGTCAAGAGAATAATCGCAACTTCTCCTCATTGCTTTAACACGCTTAAGAACGAATACGAGGGCTACGATGTTAAGTTTATACTTGAAGTTATCTATGAGGCGATAAAAGATGGTAGGCTAAAGCTCAAGAAGCCGATAAACAAAACGGTCACCTTCCACGATCCATGCTATCTTGGAAGATACAATGGGCTTTACGAACTACCAAGAGAAATTCTCAAGTCTATTCCTGGACTGAAGCTTGTTGAAATGCCAAGAAACAGAAACAGAAGCTTTTGCTGTGGTGCTGGTGGTGGAAACCTTGTTAGAGAATATCCCGGGCAATTCAGACCAAACAACCTTAGAGCAAGGGAGGCTGCAGAAACTGGAGCAGAAATTCTCGCTGTAGCCTGCCCATTCTGCATGATAATGCTTGAAGACGGAGTAAAGAGCGAGAAGCTCGAACAGAAGATCACAGTCCTTGACGTAATTGAACTTGTTTACGAATCAGCATACGGTCAGTAA
- a CDS encoding long-chain fatty acid--CoA ligase: MPGSAGKTIMELRPEDVEKIWVKHYDKGVRDHIDYPEIPLYSLLEESAKKNPYKHALIFYGRKITYGELNELSDRVAGFLYDQGIRKGSKVIIDLPNLPQYVIAYYGILKAGATVVQCNPLYTEREIRYIIENSESEAGFFFEPIYPRIEKILNEGKLKKVVICKVEDFLPFPLNYLYFFKKERVKIPKRGEVSFWKEVEKHRPLREKPPIDPKEDVAVFLYTGGTTGVPKAVMSTHFNLVANTYQVLEWLPDKDSERDVYIGVLPYFHSYGMTTSLNAPIAFGATIVLVPDPRDIKTILKFIQKYKVTIFCGVPTMYAAVLNYPERDKFDLSSIRACISGAAPLPIELKKNFESAVGGKLVEGYGLSETSPVTHANPVYGLNKAGSIGIPLPDTLAVVVDDEGNVLAPGQVGELAIYGPQVMKGYWKMESETAKVLVNGWLLTGDMAKMDEDGYFYIVERKKDMIIAGGYNIYPREVEEVLYEHPAVLEAAVIGVPDPYRGETVKAFIVLKPEFKGKVSAEEITKFCRERLAAYKIPRIIEFRDELPKSAVGKILRRVLKEEETKKAGRV, translated from the coding sequence ATGCCCGGAAGCGCGGGAAAAACAATAATGGAACTCAGACCTGAAGACGTGGAGAAGATATGGGTCAAGCACTATGACAAAGGGGTTCGCGATCATATAGACTATCCTGAAATCCCGCTTTATTCTTTGCTCGAAGAAAGTGCAAAAAAGAACCCTTACAAACATGCCCTTATATTTTATGGCAGAAAGATTACTTATGGGGAGTTAAATGAGCTATCTGACAGAGTTGCTGGGTTTCTCTATGACCAAGGAATAAGAAAGGGTAGCAAAGTAATCATCGATCTACCAAATCTTCCCCAATACGTGATCGCTTACTACGGGATTTTAAAGGCTGGAGCAACAGTTGTGCAGTGCAATCCGCTATATACCGAAAGAGAGATTAGGTATATCATAGAGAATAGCGAATCTGAAGCCGGTTTCTTTTTTGAGCCGATATATCCGAGAATTGAAAAAATTTTGAACGAGGGGAAGTTAAAGAAGGTTGTGATATGTAAAGTCGAGGATTTTTTACCCTTCCCTCTCAACTATCTTTATTTCTTCAAAAAGGAGAGGGTGAAAATTCCAAAAAGGGGGGAAGTTTCTTTTTGGAAAGAAGTTGAAAAGCATAGACCCCTTAGAGAGAAGCCTCCAATTGATCCAAAAGAGGACGTGGCAGTTTTCTTATACACAGGCGGAACTACCGGAGTTCCGAAGGCAGTTATGAGCACTCATTTCAATCTCGTTGCAAACACTTACCAAGTACTCGAATGGTTACCCGACAAGGATTCGGAAAGGGATGTATACATAGGAGTATTACCATACTTCCATAGCTACGGAATGACCACATCGCTAAATGCTCCGATTGCATTTGGTGCAACAATTGTGCTAGTTCCAGATCCCAGAGATATAAAGACGATTCTAAAGTTTATACAAAAATACAAAGTTACGATATTTTGTGGGGTCCCCACAATGTATGCAGCAGTTCTGAACTACCCCGAAAGAGACAAATTTGATCTCTCTTCAATAAGAGCCTGTATAAGCGGTGCAGCGCCATTGCCGATAGAGTTGAAGAAAAACTTTGAAAGTGCAGTTGGTGGCAAACTTGTAGAGGGCTACGGCTTAAGCGAAACATCTCCAGTCACGCATGCGAATCCGGTATATGGACTGAACAAGGCTGGGAGTATTGGAATTCCGCTACCTGATACACTTGCAGTGGTCGTTGATGATGAAGGGAATGTTCTGGCACCGGGTCAAGTAGGTGAACTTGCAATCTACGGACCACAGGTTATGAAAGGATACTGGAAAATGGAGAGCGAGACTGCAAAAGTCCTTGTAAATGGCTGGTTGCTCACTGGAGACATGGCAAAGATGGATGAAGACGGATACTTTTACATTGTTGAGAGGAAGAAGGATATGATCATAGCAGGCGGATACAACATATATCCAAGGGAGGTTGAAGAAGTTCTCTATGAGCATCCCGCTGTGCTTGAAGCAGCTGTGATTGGTGTGCCAGATCCTTATAGAGGAGAGACCGTCAAGGCGTTCATAGTCCTTAAACCCGAGTTTAAGGGGAAAGTCAGCGCTGAAGAGATAACGAAATTCTGCAGAGAAAGACTTGCAGCATATAAAATTCCAAGAATTATCGAATTCCGTGACGAATTGCCAAAATCTGCTGTAGGAAAGATCCTTAGAAGAGTTCTAAAGGAGGAAGAAACGAAAAAGGCAGGAAGAGTCTGA
- a CDS encoding PAS domain S-box protein — protein sequence MRIVVIRNKDDVKECDIAIIDSQDPEVLSEAKKRCKFVFLLGEKVERTEIPAKVEDFISEFELFKTIVDRLPEPVVIHDTQKILYANPKAISYIGQEGLKLNLASYIHPDYRSLAFERMQKVLNGEKVEPAEELFILPDGREVWVETNPTFIRFKGKPAILLILRDVTEKKRIEKKLEESSRKYKEFFDYSFDIIVVTDLRGNFVEVNQAFEFAFGYTNEEVKGRNFAEVLRLEKNVAEEIFRSYNLAFRERKDLRGLVFEVKRKDGRKIVVEGNIRLLWEKGKVVGFISNYRDITERIRLEKKLRESEERYRKIFENSPALIALLNEDGIFIEANQAMIRSIGMNPVGKSHYDLFPREVAERRSSYLKMAIEENKMVVFQDERENRFFFNQYIPIELEGKKHCLIISQEITEILKLNELLREVIEVHEAINKIKDPEMLIAKVEEILSGYSAKISDTPEGLCFPITYANKTYGYLCVKTAGEEEIKILKGLAESLAFVFKSIEDDKRKEELYKRLVENIHTIAYLVDGIRNPLAVMLAYVDMLIEDERVRERVFQQAERILKVMRELDVSWIKSEELKKSVAGANSNNIN from the coding sequence GTGAGAATAGTAGTAATTAGGAATAAAGATGACGTTAAGGAGTGTGATATTGCGATAATAGATAGCCAAGATCCTGAAGTTTTGAGCGAAGCTAAAAAACGCTGCAAATTCGTATTTTTATTGGGTGAGAAGGTTGAAAGAACCGAAATACCTGCCAAAGTAGAGGACTTTATCTCTGAGTTTGAACTTTTTAAGACTATAGTCGATCGACTCCCTGAGCCAGTAGTTATACACGATACACAGAAAATTCTATATGCTAATCCGAAGGCTATAAGCTACATAGGGCAAGAAGGTTTAAAATTGAATTTAGCAAGTTATATACACCCTGATTACCGATCTCTGGCATTTGAGCGAATGCAAAAAGTTCTCAATGGTGAGAAAGTCGAACCTGCTGAAGAGCTTTTCATATTGCCAGACGGTAGAGAAGTATGGGTGGAAACAAATCCCACTTTTATAAGATTTAAAGGAAAACCTGCGATTTTGCTCATTCTCAGAGATGTGACGGAAAAGAAAAGAATTGAAAAAAAGTTGGAAGAAAGCAGTAGAAAGTACAAGGAATTCTTTGATTATTCGTTCGACATCATAGTTGTAACAGATCTAAGGGGAAATTTTGTGGAGGTTAACCAAGCTTTTGAATTCGCATTTGGATACACAAACGAGGAAGTAAAAGGCAGAAATTTTGCAGAAGTCCTCAGACTTGAAAAAAATGTTGCTGAGGAGATATTTAGGAGCTATAATCTGGCCTTCAGGGAAAGAAAAGACCTGAGGGGCCTTGTATTCGAAGTTAAGCGAAAAGATGGTAGAAAAATTGTAGTAGAGGGCAATATTAGGTTATTGTGGGAAAAGGGAAAGGTCGTGGGTTTTATAAGCAATTATAGAGACATAACCGAAAGAATCAGGCTCGAAAAGAAGCTTAGAGAGAGCGAGGAGAGATATAGAAAGATATTTGAGAATTCTCCGGCTCTTATTGCGCTTTTAAACGAAGACGGCATATTCATTGAGGCTAATCAGGCAATGATTAGGAGTATAGGTATGAATCCGGTTGGAAAAAGCCATTATGATCTTTTTCCAAGAGAAGTTGCTGAGAGGAGAAGTTCATATCTAAAAATGGCAATTGAGGAAAACAAAATGGTTGTTTTTCAAGATGAGCGAGAAAACAGATTTTTTTTCAACCAGTATATACCAATAGAACTGGAAGGTAAAAAGCACTGCTTAATAATCTCTCAGGAAATTACGGAGATATTAAAGTTAAACGAGCTTTTAAGAGAAGTAATCGAAGTTCATGAAGCGATAAACAAGATCAAAGATCCCGAAATGTTAATCGCCAAAGTTGAGGAGATTCTCTCAGGGTATTCAGCAAAGATTTCGGATACTCCAGAAGGTTTATGTTTCCCCATAACATATGCAAACAAAACCTATGGTTATCTGTGCGTAAAAACTGCTGGAGAAGAGGAGATAAAAATTCTCAAAGGTCTGGCAGAAAGTCTCGCATTTGTCTTTAAATCCATTGAAGATGATAAACGAAAAGAGGAACTATATAAGAGGTTGGTTGAAAACATTCACACAATAGCTTATCTTGTGGATGGAATACGAAATCCCTTAGCGGTCATGCTCGCTTACGTGGATATGCTGATCGAGGATGAGAGAGTTAGAGAGAGAGTGTTTCAGCAGGCTGAAAGAATTCTAAAAGTGATGCGCGAACTCGATGTTTCATGGATTAAATCTGAGGAACTCAAGAAAAGCGTGGCTGGAGCGAACTCAAATAATATAAACTAA
- the ilvN gene encoding acetolactate synthase small subunit, with the protein MKYTIAVLVENKPGVLARVASLFRRRGFNIESLTVGTTEREDLSRMTIVVKGDEKVLEQVTKQLNKLIEVIKVSDVSKDAVERELCLIRVNSPPEKRGEIIELANIFRARIVDVARDSFIIEITGDEDKINAFIDLMRAYGIKEVARTGKVAMVRGGKNGK; encoded by the coding sequence ATGAAGTATACCATCGCAGTTCTCGTGGAGAACAAGCCTGGCGTATTAGCAAGAGTTGCATCACTTTTTAGAAGAAGAGGTTTTAATATAGAAAGCCTTACAGTAGGGACAACTGAACGGGAAGATTTATCGAGGATGACCATTGTTGTTAAAGGCGACGAAAAAGTTCTTGAACAGGTTACAAAGCAGTTAAATAAGCTAATAGAAGTGATCAAAGTCAGTGATGTTAGCAAAGATGCAGTAGAAAGGGAACTCTGCCTGATAAGAGTGAACTCACCACCAGAGAAAAGAGGGGAAATAATAGAACTGGCAAATATTTTCAGGGCAAGAATAGTTGACGTTGCGAGAGACAGCTTCATCATAGAGATAACCGGTGACGAGGACAAAATCAATGCTTTTATAGACCTCATGAGAGCATACGGAATAAAAGAAGTGGCAAGGACCGGAAAGGTAGCAATGGTGAGAGGAGGGAAAAATGGCAAGTAA